DNA from Leptospira bandrabouensis:
TCGCCGTCAATTTACAAGGCAAAGCCGTTGCCGGTGCTGAGTTAAAGGCTTATATTATTTATAACGATTGGACTTCTGTATTATCAAAAGGATTAGGAAAGTTCTTTTTTCGAAGTAACCAACTAACTAAAAAAGTTGTAGAAACTAAGAAGCTGATTTCTAAAGCCGAAGGAGTTTCTTTCGATTATCGTGCGAAAGATCCTGGAAGTTATACAGTTTTGGTTTTAAATCGCGATAAAGTTTTTTCTCGAGTGGATTTTTATGCTTATGAAAAAGAATCATATTACACTTGGGACTTTCGTGGGGATGATTCGATTGAGTTACGTACCGACAAACAAGAATATAAAATTGGAGATAAAGCAAAAATATTAATTAAATCTCCTTTGCAGAATGCGCGAGTTATTGTAACCGTCGAAAGAGATTCTGTTTATTATAAAAAATCATTTTTGATGAAAGGAAACAGTGCCCCTTTAGAAATTCCTATCGAAGAATCCTATTTACCAAACGTTGACGTCAATGTTGTGATGTTGTCAGGAAGATTACCTGTTCCTGAAGGGCTTTCCGCTGAGGATATAAAAGAGTTCAATGAACAAGACTTAGGTGCTCCGAAAGCAAAAACTGGTTCTGTCACTTTAAAAGTAAACTTAGCATCCAGAACTGCTCCTGTTGTAATAAAAACTGACAAAAAAGAATACCAACCTAGAGAACAAGTGAAGTTATCTATTCAGTCAGCTCCCGGTGCAGAACTTACAGTGTCGGTAGCAGATCGAGGTGTTCTAGATTTGGTTGGTTATTCCTTCCAAAGTCCAGTACAAATGTTTTATCAATATTGGTATAATATGGTTAAAACTTTTGAACTTCGTAGTATGATCATCAAACATTATATATATGAAAACAAAGGAGATAGTCCAGGAGGAGATTATGGCGAAGATTCAGGAGGTGGTTTTTCAGCGGAATCAGAATCGGGTGCAAGAAAAGACTTTCGATACACTGCTTATTGGAATCCGGTTGTAATTGCTGACAGTAATGGTAATGCAGATTTAAGTTTTACGTTACCAGATAACCTTACCACATTTCGAGTGATGGTGGCATCTTCTGCGAATGGAAAATTTGGTGCATCCAATGCTGAGTTTACCGTTAAAAAGAATTTAGTTTTACAGAAGACGGTGGCGCGGTTCATACGTGTGGGCGATAGTTTAGAGTTAGGTGGAAGTATTACTAATAATACTAAGAAAAAGGGAAAATTTAAATATAAGATAGATTCTAGTTTTTTACCTGAGAACAAAGGTTGGTCTTCTATTGAATTAGCGGCAGGCCAAACCAAAGAAGTTCTTCGAACCTTCCAAATTTCCGAATCACAATACATCAAACTAAAATTGGATCATCCTAAGGATGAAATTCAATTGTCTTATCAAATGTCAGTAGAACCTGAGAATATTTCGGACTTTGTCGATTTAAAAAAATCAGATTTATCGGATTCTTTGGCGGTGAAAGTTCCCATTAAGGAATTTGATCCGGTAACAGCTATTCAGTTTTCTGGTTATACTGATTCCGAATTTAAAACTATCATCAACGTTCCTAAAAAAGAATCTATATTGCTGAATAAAGGTTCTTTAGACATCCGGATGTCTGGAACTGCTTTGACTGCATTAAAATCCGCTTTTGATTTTTATGAATCCAATCCTTATTTTTGTATGGAACAGAGAACCTCTGCTTATCTACTTTCTTTAAGTGCAGGTGAGTTATTGAAAGAATTTCAATATAAAGCACCTTCAAAAGATTCTTATGATTTTACACAAATTGAAAAATTGTTTTTAGATGAGATGTCTGAATTCCAAGCGTCTGATGGAAGTTTTAAAGTATGGAAAGATTCTGGTCGAACCGGTTATCCTTATTTGACTGCTTATGTTGTTTCTGTAATGCAGATTGGAAAAGAAAAAGGAAAAAGATCAAATTCACTAGCTTATCAATCTGCTATTCAATATTTACAAAATTATGTAAAAAATCCAACAGAAACTTCAGTTAACTCTTATCAAACTCTTAGTTTGATTTATTCGGTGCTTTCCAAAGACAAAAAAGAGGTTCGTTCTTTAGAAAAAACTCTTATCGATCACTTTGAAGAACTGAATTTGAAGTCGCGTGGTATTTTTCTTACCTCTTATGCAGAAACACATAAACTTGAATCTTACGAATCTGATTCTGTATTTAAAAAATTATTTTCAGAATATACAAAATACATATCCTATGAAAAGGAAGTTTTCACATTAAAACCATTAAAAGACAACGCGGAAGAACAATACTATTACTCCTATTATAACTCTTCAACGGTTCTTGGAAATTATTTGAGATTGTTGTTAAGAGTGGATTCTAAAAATCCCCGGATTGTTGATTTAGTAAAATCCATAATGATGGATCGACAAAATCATTTTTGGTCTGACAGCCACAGTGTTGGAACCATTGCACTTGCGTTAGCTGAATATCGAAACCGTTTTGAGTCAACATCGTTAGACACCGAAGGCCAAGCTATTTTTGGCGAAAAAACTTTGATTAATGAATCGTTTTCCCCTTCATCTGATTCTATCTATAAAGAAGAAATTACGTTTGATCGTTTGTTTGATTCCAAAGACCCTTCGGGAAGACCTTTACTTTTTAAACGTACAAGTTCCGAAGGAAGACTTTATTTTCAATCTAGGTTAATGTATGTGCCGGTTAAAGATACCACCACACAGAAGTTTAATGGTTTGGAAATTCGTAAAATTTTATTTAGAATTGATGGAAGAGATTCCAATGGTAATCCAATCTTAAAAGAAGTGACTAATCTCCAACGAGGATCTACTTATCTTGTGAAAGTAAAAATTTTAAGTAACACAGATCATGCATTTGCTATGATAGTTGATCCGATTCCTAGTAATACGGAGATTGTGAACACATCCTTTTTGACAGAAAAACAATCAGATGGAGAGGAAGCTGATGTTACTGAAAGTTATTATGGAGGATATAAAGAATATAGAGATGATCGTGTTATCTTTTCTGAAGATAGACTTGCTAAGGGAGAAACAGAGTTTAATTATATACTAAGACCAGTTGCTAAAGGTAATTCGATATTGCCAGCAGCAAAAACATTTTTGATGTATCATCCTCAGTTTTACGGCAATACCAATACAATTCGAGTGAAAGTGGAGTGATTTCTAAAAAAGTAAATATTATAATTATTCTGTTAGGTGGAGGGATTCTTTTCACCTTAGCAGCTTTTTTATTAAGACCCATTTATTTTGAGTCATTACGAAATCATTCTACGGTCCGTATTGTTACAGAAGAAGGAACGCTCATTGGTAGAGGGAAAAACTCAAATCAAACGAAACAAGATTGGGAACAAATTCGCGAATATCCAAACTTCGTTTTGGAAATCATTAAAATCGCGGAGGACAAACGATTTGACTCCCATCATGGTGTTGACTTATTAGCTGGCTTTAATTCAATCCGCTCCTATCTTTTTTCAAAAGGAAAAAGAGGTGGTGCATCTACGATTACCATGCAATTGGTTCGGATTCAAAATCCTGAGATTCGTTCGTATCCATTTTTTTTGAGAAAATCTTTTGAGATCTTTGAAGCGATACGATACGAAATTTGGCTTTCAAAATCTGAAATTTTAGAAGCTTATCTAAATTCTGTATCCATTCATTCAAATCTTGTTGGATTTCCTTCCGCCTCACTAACATTATTTGGGAAACACATTCGTTTTTTGTCGGTTGAAGAGGCAGTATATTTAACGGTTTTAATTCGAAAGAACAAACCTGGTTTAGAAGAATTATCAGTTCGTTATAACAATCTAATCGAGCGAATTCCCTATGAGTTTCCGAAATTAAAAGATCCAAACGAACTGACTTTAAATTTTCAATCTAAAAGTAAGTCCGAATTAACCGAAGATTGGAAAGGAGAAAATCAACATTTCCTGAATTGGATTCGTAAGTTAATCTCTATTCCTTCAGAAGAATTTGTTTCTTCATTATCCTCTGAACTAAACTCAGAATTACATTCGATTGTAAATTCCGAATTGGAAGGTCTTACTAAATGGAACGTATCGAATGCGTCTGCAATCGTATTAGAACGAGTGCCAGACAAAGTGGATGAGTTGGAACTACGGGCCATGATTGGATCTAAAAATTTTTTTGAAGATGGGAACGGAATGGTGAATGGTAGTTTAGCATATAGAGATGCGGGAAGTACATTGAAACCGTTGTTATATGCTATTGCTATCGATAAAGGTTATTATACTGTGAATTCTATTTTCTCGGATGAAAAATATTCGTTTTCACTTGGGCAAGGAGGGAATTATCTGCCGAGAAATGCTGACTTAAGGTATTGGGGAGATTTAACTTTAGCAGAAGCTCTCGGTAATTCTCGTAATATTCCTGCAGTCACGGTTATTAATCAAATTGGAGTTCCAACGTTTTTTCGATTTTTACAATCGGCTGGTTTTTCACACTTAAAGGAATCTCCGCAGTTTTACGGTCCAGGTTTGGCATTGGGTGCAGGAGGGACTAGTCTTTTGCAACTAACGCGCGCTTATGGTTCATATGTAATGAATGGCTTACTACCAAAAATTCGTCTTGGAACCATTGATAAAAAACCATTATATTATGGTTCAACACAGCGTTTGTTTTCACCAGAAACTGCAGAAGAAATTAAATTTGTTCTAAAAGATCCAAAATTACGACAGAGAGCTTTTGGCAGAAGAAGTTATTTGGATTTTCCTTTTCCAGTATCAATTAAAACTGGCACATCAAAAGATTATCGAAATTCTTGGACAGTTGCATTTAACGAGAGATATGTGGTAGGTGCCTGGGTTGGTAATTTTTCTGGTGAACGTACGATGGATGTATCAGGTTCGTTTGGTGCAGGACGTATAGTGCAAAACATATTCCGAAACTTGATGAAAGATAAACCAAAACAAGAATTTACTCCAAAATTCACTGAGACTAAAAGTTTTTGTCGCCTCACAGGAAAACTTGCTATGGAAAAATGTCCTGTCATCGCACTTCGCATTAGAAAAAAAGTAATTCCAGATGAGTTCTGTGAGGAACACACAGAAAAGACAAAACAATCAATACTCGGAGTTGGGTTTATTTACCCTTCAAAGGGTCAAATTTATTTATACCATCCTTCCTATGAGAAAGAGACACAAAGTATCCCCGTTCGAATTCGTGAAATTAAAACTCTAAAAGAACCTAAACTAGTTTGGAATGGAGAAAAGGAACTAATACCTTCACCTAACGGTGAATTGCGAATACCAATTTTTCGTGGCAAACAATCCTTGGTTTTATATGATGGGGATGTACAAAAGGCAACTGTTGATTTTGAAGTTAAATAAGGTTACGTTCGATGTTATTTTTTCCATCTGGAAAAGTACACCTATGTTCTATATTTATTTGTCCTTATATTGTTTTCAGGGAATTACTTCAGGGTCCATCGATGTTTGGATATATTTACATAGTTTTTTTCTGAATACATTTACCGTTGTTGTTTTATTTTTAGAATTCTATTTAAGATATAAACAGGATCAAGGAAATCAATATAGTTTAATTTTACGTTTAATTTCTTGGATATTATATGTAATGATTCTTGGTTACCAACAAGTATACCAGACTCAGGTGAATTATGAATTGTTTATCTATTTTTTAAAACATATACAACTTTTGTTTAATGATTTAATCAGTTTTTTATACCAATGGAAGTTGTCGCAATGGATCGTTTTGTTTTTAGGATTTTATTGGATTCTTTATAAAACTCGAAAAAAGATTTTTATTCTATTGTCAGTGGTGATTTTGTTTTTTCTTTCCTTTCATGTGGAAAGGGAGGATTTGGATGTTCGTAATAAATCCTCAATCTCCATCACGCAAACTAAAAGAGTGAAAACGTTTTTGGAATCCATACCAGAGAAATCAAATATAGTTTTTGTTATATTGGAAGGTGTTTCTAGAAAACATTTATCTACACAAAGATCAAATTACATCGATTTTTCTCTCCTAGAAGGGTCCCATTTTTGGATTCCCATGCCACATACTTCTAAAAGTTTATTTACGTGGATGACTGGACAATCGCAACTTTATCAAACCAGATTGCAATTAGATAATTTTTTACTGGAAGATAGTCTTCCTAAACAATTACAAAAAAAATATAATTACCAAACCTTTATGATTTATACACAATCCATTTACTTTGAAGGAATGGATAGGTTCTTTCCGAAAATTTTTCAAACAGTATGGGATAAAACTACATTAGAAAAAGAGTATGGTTCTCTGTACTCCTCATTTAGTTGGGGTATGGACGATCGCGTGATACTTGCTGCACAAAAAAAAATAAACCTAAAATCAAATGATCCTTTGTTTGTATTGATTGGTCTAAGCCAAACTCATAGTCCTTATTTTGTTGCAGTAAATGGACTTAATTCTGAATGGAAATCACCATCCATTCGTTATAAGGTAGCTTTACAGGAAGAAGTGAAGGTATTGGATTCTATTATTTCTTATTGGAAAGAAAATTCGGATCGTGAAACAGTAATTATAATATCTGCAGATCATGGGGAATCTTTTGGCGAAGAAGGTGCCCATGCACATAATTATTCATTGTATAATCAGGAAACAGATGTTCCTTTTCTTTTTTATTTTGTTAAATCGGGAAAAATCTTTAGTCCGAAACAGGGTACTTCAATAGATTTTAAAACAACGATCCTAAGTTTGTTAAATCAAAATAAAGACCAAGTTCATTTGGATCGACGTAAACTCTTTTTTACACCTGATTATAAACTGGAATTATTTTTAAAAACTTGGAATTCTGAAATTCAGAAATCGTGGATTATATCTGACAAAAAATATATTTATCACAGTGACCGCGATCAGTTACTAGAGATGGAATTGGATGATAGTAATAGAAAACAAGTAATAGACGTTAAGTTAAAAGAAAAGTTGGTAAAACAGATTTTATCCGAAACTCGCTAAGTGATTTTATAGCCGTTAAGTAGTGTAAGGATCGATGTTCTGAGGAATTTTTTATAATCTAAAACAAACATATCCAATCCATTTTCTTTCACTGCATCTTTCACTTGGTTTGAAGGAAATCCATGTGACCAAGATCCAATCGCTAAAGCATGACATTGCATCAAAAATAAAAATGCAGATTGTCCATTGAAAAAAGGAAACACTTTGATAAGAAGGGGGAGGATTTTGTAAATTTGATCTTTAAGGCTGAGTTTAAATTCACGAATGGTGTCCACACTTGCATTTTTTTCTAAGATGGTTGGAACAATTGGCAATAGTTTTAAAAAACGGACATGTCTATCCATTGAATCAACAAACCAATTAGAAAACACTTCGGCATCGACTACTTTGGTTTCTTTTAAAAAACCTTCCATATCTAAAAACCAAGCTTCATAGTCTGCATTGTGAACTCGAAGACAAAGATCTTCTTTTGTTGGAAAGTATAAATACAAAGTGCCTTTGGCAATTTTAGCACGTTTCGCAACTTCATCCATAGATAACTCTGCCCAATCTTTTTTTTGTAAAAGATAAGCTGCGGATTGAAGAATGGAGGTTCGTTTGGAAATTTTATCTTTTTCCAATACGGCTCTTTTTTTAGGCGAACGTTCTGCCATTGGCGTGCGGCTCATACTTCCAGAATGCGAAAATCTTAAAAAATATGCTAGGAAAAAATATACGATTGACTAAGGGTCAATTTGAAACAACCGTCAGTCAGTTATCTTGTAAAGGTATGTTTGTGAAATTTATACGACCTATTTGTTTTCTATTTGTTATTTTATTCGAGTTGGTTCCCATGCATTTGCATTTATATGCAAAAACAGATGGTTGTTACCCATTCACAGAAG
Protein-coding regions in this window:
- a CDS encoding TetR/AcrR family transcriptional regulator gives rise to the protein MSRTPMAERSPKKRAVLEKDKISKRTSILQSAAYLLQKKDWAELSMDEVAKRAKIAKGTLYLYFPTKEDLCLRVHNADYEAWFLDMEGFLKETKVVDAEVFSNWFVDSMDRHVRFLKLLPIVPTILEKNASVDTIREFKLSLKDQIYKILPLLIKVFPFFNGQSAFLFLMQCHALAIGSWSHGFPSNQVKDAVKENGLDMFVLDYKKFLRTSILTLLNGYKIT
- a CDS encoding sulfatase-like hydrolase/transferase; this encodes MFYIYLSLYCFQGITSGSIDVWIYLHSFFLNTFTVVVLFLEFYLRYKQDQGNQYSLILRLISWILYVMILGYQQVYQTQVNYELFIYFLKHIQLLFNDLISFLYQWKLSQWIVLFLGFYWILYKTRKKIFILLSVVILFFLSFHVEREDLDVRNKSSISITQTKRVKTFLESIPEKSNIVFVILEGVSRKHLSTQRSNYIDFSLLEGSHFWIPMPHTSKSLFTWMTGQSQLYQTRLQLDNFLLEDSLPKQLQKKYNYQTFMIYTQSIYFEGMDRFFPKIFQTVWDKTTLEKEYGSLYSSFSWGMDDRVILAAQKKINLKSNDPLFVLIGLSQTHSPYFVAVNGLNSEWKSPSIRYKVALQEEVKVLDSIISYWKENSDRETVIIISADHGESFGEEGAHAHNYSLYNQETDVPFLFYFVKSGKIFSPKQGTSIDFKTTILSLLNQNKDQVHLDRRKLFFTPDYKLELFLKTWNSEIQKSWIISDKKYIYHSDRDQLLEMELDDSNRKQVIDVKLKEKLVKQILSETR
- a CDS encoding alpha-2-macroglobulin family protein; protein product: MRKLVLALGFLFFLSSCNSISGIFRSIKRTIFPSSCRIEVKLDTTDLKYLEDLWDYRITVTEDTNLQELASAIQILPKPSNPRTEFSDYISREFSLDSWNFDSGVEYEIKIGKFYAENDCFLETPVSFKLPVMTNKPSFYLSRENIFESSLNKVLPISISNVPEFQIRSAELNIPTLVNAVATLGNRYYEYESQLNWKNSIWKSGLKINSFGNQGMDIDNYFGSKPNTKAWIALQLGANVIGENNKEEFKRESIFLQSTNLGITTKLDPNTLHVWVHSLSKAEPVINTNISLYEKGNLRGTCKTDKDGYCSLPSLSDTKSFDKSVLIAEDSLGDKAFLHFNETHIEGYSDYYSENNVKGKIYFDRKLYRPGDRVEIKAVIAERKNGILIPYSSKSLNLQIRDSRGKDVANTNLSSTSQGGINTSYLISSDASLGHYSVSVYIPGKDGSITYDTFQVEEFRPVNFMVNVNLANAVNKDQNVKGTVEGKYMFGAPMGGAKVSYSVLKRKRFIDFDSFSNYDFSDTWYDYEDEYSGGNSDYVTGSEGVLDSRGLFSLDIPVKELTRKFVTDGEDIEIADPFNLVVESSVYDVDGKSVTKSSSIPYNPSETYVGLKCNDRYQTLDKPFQFGAVAVNLQGKAVAGAELKAYIIYNDWTSVLSKGLGKFFFRSNQLTKKVVETKKLISKAEGVSFDYRAKDPGSYTVLVLNRDKVFSRVDFYAYEKESYYTWDFRGDDSIELRTDKQEYKIGDKAKILIKSPLQNARVIVTVERDSVYYKKSFLMKGNSAPLEIPIEESYLPNVDVNVVMLSGRLPVPEGLSAEDIKEFNEQDLGAPKAKTGSVTLKVNLASRTAPVVIKTDKKEYQPREQVKLSIQSAPGAELTVSVADRGVLDLVGYSFQSPVQMFYQYWYNMVKTFELRSMIIKHYIYENKGDSPGGDYGEDSGGGFSAESESGARKDFRYTAYWNPVVIADSNGNADLSFTLPDNLTTFRVMVASSANGKFGASNAEFTVKKNLVLQKTVARFIRVGDSLELGGSITNNTKKKGKFKYKIDSSFLPENKGWSSIELAAGQTKEVLRTFQISESQYIKLKLDHPKDEIQLSYQMSVEPENISDFVDLKKSDLSDSLAVKVPIKEFDPVTAIQFSGYTDSEFKTIINVPKKESILLNKGSLDIRMSGTALTALKSAFDFYESNPYFCMEQRTSAYLLSLSAGELLKEFQYKAPSKDSYDFTQIEKLFLDEMSEFQASDGSFKVWKDSGRTGYPYLTAYVVSVMQIGKEKGKRSNSLAYQSAIQYLQNYVKNPTETSVNSYQTLSLIYSVLSKDKKEVRSLEKTLIDHFEELNLKSRGIFLTSYAETHKLESYESDSVFKKLFSEYTKYISYEKEVFTLKPLKDNAEEQYYYSYYNSSTVLGNYLRLLLRVDSKNPRIVDLVKSIMMDRQNHFWSDSHSVGTIALALAEYRNRFESTSLDTEGQAIFGEKTLINESFSPSSDSIYKEEITFDRLFDSKDPSGRPLLFKRTSSEGRLYFQSRLMYVPVKDTTTQKFNGLEIRKILFRIDGRDSNGNPILKEVTNLQRGSTYLVKVKILSNTDHAFAMIVDPIPSNTEIVNTSFLTEKQSDGEEADVTESYYGGYKEYRDDRVIFSEDRLAKGETEFNYILRPVAKGNSILPAAKTFLMYHPQFYGNTNTIRVKVE
- a CDS encoding transglycosylase domain-containing protein, whose translation is MISKKVNIIIILLGGGILFTLAAFLLRPIYFESLRNHSTVRIVTEEGTLIGRGKNSNQTKQDWEQIREYPNFVLEIIKIAEDKRFDSHHGVDLLAGFNSIRSYLFSKGKRGGASTITMQLVRIQNPEIRSYPFFLRKSFEIFEAIRYEIWLSKSEILEAYLNSVSIHSNLVGFPSASLTLFGKHIRFLSVEEAVYLTVLIRKNKPGLEELSVRYNNLIERIPYEFPKLKDPNELTLNFQSKSKSELTEDWKGENQHFLNWIRKLISIPSEEFVSSLSSELNSELHSIVNSELEGLTKWNVSNASAIVLERVPDKVDELELRAMIGSKNFFEDGNGMVNGSLAYRDAGSTLKPLLYAIAIDKGYYTVNSIFSDEKYSFSLGQGGNYLPRNADLRYWGDLTLAEALGNSRNIPAVTVINQIGVPTFFRFLQSAGFSHLKESPQFYGPGLALGAGGTSLLQLTRAYGSYVMNGLLPKIRLGTIDKKPLYYGSTQRLFSPETAEEIKFVLKDPKLRQRAFGRRSYLDFPFPVSIKTGTSKDYRNSWTVAFNERYVVGAWVGNFSGERTMDVSGSFGAGRIVQNIFRNLMKDKPKQEFTPKFTETKSFCRLTGKLAMEKCPVIALRIRKKVIPDEFCEEHTEKTKQSILGVGFIYPSKGQIYLYHPSYEKETQSIPVRIREIKTLKEPKLVWNGEKELIPSPNGELRIPIFRGKQSLVLYDGDVQKATVDFEVK